The Setaria viridis chromosome 9, Setaria_viridis_v4.0, whole genome shotgun sequence sequence GTATGTACCCAGTGCTGATACTCTGTAAGCAAACAAGTGAAAAGAAAAACTTACGTTGTTCCATAAAGCGCAATCTTGTGGATTTTTGTGACATCACTTCCACTTTGATTGTCCTCAATAAATATAGTCAGGCTGAAATGATAAAACAATAGACCATTAAAAACAGTGATAGAACACAGAAATAAGGGAGCAAAAGCACACAAACCATTAATATGACATACCTGCGAACATTTTGGAACTTGACATATTTTAGTGTCGCGGGTTTGTTCTGCAGTGAAGAAATGCCAAGATTCATCAGTGTGGAGCAAAACTATATAGCCGTGATGTAAAAAACACAGATGACCTTCAATTAACATATTTACAAGTAGAGTGTTATTCAGAAGACAACATACCTCTGCCAAGTGATCGGCGGATAGATCAAGAGTGTCACTTGGTGGATAGTCATTTACATTGCTGCCATTTGTTACACAGAATTACAGTTAGACCAAATAGAAAAGATAATGTACTTTGAAAAGCTCAAACTATTCCAGTCAAGAGGCCATATACCTGAAACCCATATGCTCTTTATTGGAGAAGAGTTTGACTGTTTTGGGGCCTGTGATGACAAAAGAGACATTATTATTTGAAAAACAGGGACAACCAGAAAATTGTGGTGACAGATCAACATGCAGTTCCATCAACAAAGAGATTGTCTGAATATTATCCCATGCATTATTGCAATCGGAAACAACAGTTGAATAAATCAACCTTATTCTATAAGGAAATTCACACATACAAAAAAAGACCGAGAGTTAAATTGTAAGCATAATGGGAACATGTTTTCAATTAGGTCCAAATGCAATCCGCATATTTGTTTGAAAAGTACAGGGTGGCAATAAAATGGTGACAACACCCATTGAAACATTTGCAGTACCAATGCAAGTAGACATAGATGCAAGCAAGCACCTCCATTGCAAGTCTGAACACAAGggaatatgaaaaaaaaagttgaggaGCACATGACCACAATTAGGAAAGCATTATAAGAGGTCACCTAATCAGGAGCAAACAGTAATTCATGAAACCACAAACATGAATCATGTGCTCTTGCTATCACTATTGCATTTAACTTAGGAAAGTACTAGACATACCCACTTAACTTAAGCTGTCAATTGGGCGCAAATCTAGCCTCAACGCACGCaaaactcaccttcttcctcgggcCCTTTGAAGAGCGCGGAATGCAGTTTGACCACCTGCATGAAGGGGATGTAGATCAGCAGCTGCTCGTCCGAATCGCTGGCGAGGTACAGCCCCTCGTCGTCCCTGTAACCCTGCAAGCAGCACAACGCAATCGCCATTAGAAACTCGCAGCAGATAAATACAACACGATCTCGCTAACCACGAGCGATCGGGTACGACGCCAGTACGCCACCACCGACGAAACCCTAGGAAAATCTTCCCAAACAACAGGGGAAAACAGCCCACCGAAATCGCGGGAAGAACACCAGAATCTAAAATCCTTTGTAACCAGAAGAGGGAGGGACCAATCGAGCTAGGGTTCGACCGGGCAAGCGTACCTGCTTGAGCGCGTTGGTGATGCTGTGGGAGGAGTCCTGGTTGAGGCACTCGACGCCGGTCCAGTCGATGAAGTCGGCCAGATCCACCTGCCCGCGCGGCACCTGCacgggcgcggccggggcggcgggggcgggggccggggtggccgcgccggcggcggcggtgttggCGGCGGCCATGGGTTGGCTCGGCTTCCCGAAGCTGCTGGtagggcgggcgcgcggcggggagggagagggagagccgGAGAGGCAGGAGGTGCGGTTCGTTCGAGAGGTGCTTCGCGTGCCTGCGCGCGTGCGGGAGGGAAGGTGGACGAGCGAATCCGGCTGGTGAGGTGACTTGCGAGTTGAGTTGCGgccgggtggggtggggtgggccGGTGGGATGCTGATATCTTTCCGTGACGCGGTGCGGTCGGGCCGCGTGCGTCAAAGGCGGTTAGCAGTCGAACTCGTATTCCTAGTCCCTGTACAATGGACAAGAGCTCCAAAATTAAAAATGGTCTGCAACTCGTTAAAGAAAGGGACAAAATGaattcccctccctctctccgctCTATCTCCCCCACACGCTCtctgaaaaaaaatgatgtaCTGGTGCATCATGT is a genomic window containing:
- the LOC117840485 gene encoding PITH domain-containing protein At3g04780 codes for the protein MAAANTAAAGAATPAPAPAAPAAPVQVPRGQVDLADFIDWTGVECLNQDSSHSITNALKQGYRDDEGLYLASDSDEQLLIYIPFMQVVKLHSALFKGPEEEGPKTVKLFSNKEHMGFSNVNDYPPSDTLDLSADHLAENKPATLKYVKFQNVRSLTIFIEDNQSGSDVTKIHKIALYGTTVDTTNMKDLKKIEEH